A stretch of DNA from Tubulanus polymorphus chromosome 6, tnTubPoly1.2, whole genome shotgun sequence:
AGGATTTAAGTCATCAGTTATGGTTTCGTTCTTTTAGTATGCGTGGTAGGAAGCAAGGGCATATTTTTCAGTAGTAATCCATTTATCCCTGTCGTCAGTCTTCACGGATTccttaatgaatttatttgcttTATTAACAAACTCTCTTTTAAAGTTTAGATTTTTACTTGCACTAGTGAAATAACCAGGCAGCAATGGTTTCACCACAAATTTTGGTGTATTCGGTCAAAGTTGAACATTAAGTGATGcactgtttttgttttatgtttGTTTTAGGTGCGTTGATGTTGGTTCATCACGTCATGAGCATCGTCGGTCTGTCTGTGATCCTCGGTCGCGGTTATTCCGGTACGGAGCTGACCGCTTCGATTTTCGGCTCGGAATTTACGAATCCGTTGTTACAGACGCGCTGGTTTCTACGGCAGTCCGGCCGCCGGGACTCGTTAACGGCGCGCGTCGTCGATGTCGCGTTCATGACGTTGTTCGGCTTCCTGCGCATCGGAATCGGATCAAATTTGCTATACTGCTATTTAACACACCCGCGTCCGGACTGGATCGGTCGCTCGGGCGGTATCAGTTTATACGTTGTTAGTTGGAAGTTTTGGTTGCACATCTTACGTTACGCGTTTCGGAAACATTTCACCAAAAACATGAAACTACCCCCGACGAGGGTGGCGGCGGCTGACACGTGCTCCTATTCGGAGAACGGATGTGCCAATAATTCTTTGCATCAAAAACCTTTCGAATCACCTGTCCATGACACTCGAAAGCGTAACATCGCATCTGGAGATGCTGATCGAAATTAAATCCAAAAGTGCACAGTACaagtgtatatatattatacatatattatatttctatttttggtaCCTCTGTATATGGATATACTCTGTAACTCAAAGATACAGTTTATGTTCAGaccaaaaaatcaaaatgtatGACCGATATCTGCTTCATGGTTGTGCAATATTAACTTAATCGTTTTATTTACTGCGTTTAGAATCCGCCTCGTTGCCCGCCGAGATTATATATATGCCTTTGCTTCTGTGGCCATACTGCTAGTGATGAAAGGGCTTCAGTCGCCGCCTAGGCCTCATCCTACTATACAAGTGCTTTCAATCGGGTTGTATGTGTCGTTTATTGCAAGCACAATTTATTGTAATGCACAGTCAAACCCACTTAATCTGGATCAgttaaatctggattttgatCCATTCCGGACATTATTTATGGTCCACCTGTAGATGGGATTCCTCATAAGCCACACTCTGACTTAACCTGTTCCAAATGTTGACCCATTTAGAATGGTCTAACTTGTGAATGCGCC
This window harbors:
- the LOC141907076 gene encoding TLC domain-containing protein 5-like; amino-acid sequence: MRVNATSTEAVCGVGCYLFVWSVFYKILRYVSPQRSREWHCRTITMIHAIVVVCLSAWCAFVQGPWPFTDPGGPNTPLQELTIMICLGYFLFDFAWCLLNGTEGALMLVHHVMSIVGLSVILGRGYSGTELTASIFGSEFTNPLLQTRWFLRQSGRRDSLTARVVDVAFMTLFGFLRIGIGSNLLYCYLTHPRPDWIGRSGGISLYVVSWKFWLHILRYAFRKHFTKNMKLPPTRVAAADTCSYSENGCANNSLHQKPFESPVHDTRKRNIASGDADRN